In Aegilops tauschii subsp. strangulata cultivar AL8/78 chromosome 3, Aet v6.0, whole genome shotgun sequence, one genomic interval encodes:
- the LOC123497744 gene encoding uncharacterized protein, protein MSAAPPRRHASPPGEVRLRLPPDGPVRLLRASMARKTWSHKRLSRGIPTPPPRAPPGPAPPALGFLHNRADERSPCFIPTALVLLPRLPSRPRTPSPPRTGATTSSSTASRALSAWSSSSPSRKAPTTTRTLVQYWRPERADLDALPRRVLHGIHTTSQRSRWQVSALLHVHGDSASIVEHDLASRDLTLLGQPDKYYKHTDAVKDGDFVNAFECVNHNLKIRAPCYGEGALEGASTLNKHGCALLPKDSPSDVPKGHQMKNRRRVQPAKMMPGT, encoded by the exons ATGTCAgcggcgccgccgcgccgccacgcctcgccgccgggcgaggtccgcctccgcctcccgcccgATGGTCCAGTACGCCTCCTCCGCGCCTCCATGGCCCGCAAGACCTGGAGCCACAAGCGTCTCTCACGGGGGATTCCGAcgccgcctccacgagctccacCCGGGCCGGCACCCCCCGCGCTCGGGTTCCTGCACAACCGGGCCGACGAGCGCAGCCCCTGCTTCATCCCCACCGCCCTCGTCCTTCTCCCTCGGCTGCCGTCACGGCCGCGCACCCCTTCCCCTCCAAGGACGGGTGCGACCACCTCGTCCTCGACTGCCTCGCGGGCCCTTTCCGCCTGGTCTTCCTCTTCGCCGTCGAGGAAGGCACCGACAACGACGCGTACGCTCGTCCAATACTGGCGGCCGGAGCGAGCTGACCTCGATGCGCTCCCAAGGCGAGTTCTCCATGGAATTCACACAACATCCCAGCGTTCTCGTTGGCAGGTCTCTGCTCTTCTCCATGTCCACGGGGACAGTGCGTCGATCGTGGAGCATGACCTGGCAAGCCGCGACCTGACTCTGCTCGGCCAACCAGACAAGTACTACAAGCACACAGATGCTGTCAAGGATGGGGATTTTGTTAACGCCTTTGAATGCGTCAACCACAACCTCAAGATCAG GGCTCCTTGTTATGGAGAAGGTGCTCTCGAGGGTGCTAGCACACTCAACAAACATGGATGTGCCTTGCTACCCAAAGATTCTCCTAGTGATGTTCCTAAGGGGCACCAAATGAAGAATCGGCGAAGGGTACAACCAGCAAAGATGATGCCGGGAACCTGA